A genomic window from Purpureocillium takamizusanense chromosome 2, complete sequence includes:
- the NRK1_2 gene encoding ribosylnicotinamide kinase (BUSCO:EOG09264DMU~COG:G~EggNog:ENOG503P06U): MVDALAYIRQHAEFPPTLDSKEDQNSVGKCPVPEATVAALKAKVSSALLQLPPPSPSSSTLPSSSSHPPPPPAPPSPQQQQQRPHPRLCLLDGFLLYGPSMAALRSSFDVKLFLRASYARAKARREARDGYVTLEGFWADPPGYVDAVVWPNYVEEHAWMFEGGDVEGRFRVDVLRDEDIRVIEGAPVDADMERLLEWMVDVILEELRKLH, from the exons AtggtcgacgccctcgcttACATCCGCCAGCACGCCGAGTTCCCT CCCACGTTAGACTCCAAGGAAGACCAAAACTCGGTCGGCAAGTGCCCCGTCCCCGAAGCGactgtcgccgccctcaaggccaAAGTCTCCTCAGcactgctgcagctgccgccgccttctccctcGTCTTCTACtttgccatcatcatcctcgcaccccccaccaccaccagcaccaccgtcaccgcagcagcagcagcagcggccgcacccgcgcctctgcctgctcgacggcttcCTCCTCTACGGGccctccatggccgccctGCGCTCCAGCTTCGACGTCAAGCTCTTCCTGCGCGCCTCGTACGCCCGCGCCAaggcccgccgcgaggcccgcgacggctACGTCACCCTCGAGGGCTTCTGGGCCGACCCTCCCGGctacgtcgacgccgtcgtctggCCCAACTACGTCGAGGAGCACGCCTGGATgttcgagggcggcgacgtcgagggccgctTTAGGGTTGACgtcctgcgcgacgaggacatcaGGGTCATCGAGGGCGCACCTGTGGATGCCGACATGGAGCGGCTGTTGGAATGGATGGTGGACGTGATATTAGAAGAGCTGCGCAAGCTGCACTAG
- the TSR1 gene encoding ribosome biogenesis protein tsr1 (COG:S~BUSCO:EOG092615SM~EggNog:ENOG503NVCU): MPVAVAHSHRPTTKVSHKPFKSKAASKHELRDRAKGKVPNERGQRKTPHQQVMSKFDRRNQAKQARLSKHKEHLKENSIFSGRDGAPRVVAVLPLCADGDAKAAVRELNGSLDIEADVRDGNFRVTVDRFKQKLHYVPLKRDLSACLDAARVADFVVVVLSADEEVDALGELILRSVESQGLSTLFTIVQHLDKVEPAKQKQAVVTSLKSFITHFHPEQEKVYSLDNRQECANLVRSLCSTTPKGIRWRDDRSWMLAEDVKFAYHDSDPTIITGVVRGRGLKADRLVQIGDWGTYQIQKIVAAPLPRTTKKGEDATVEAGAETLLEEPTADQDDLDELAPDDVVMDADDDEDGAMSTITGSKKGVLLDDHHYFTDEEEEARKVKKRVPKGTSNYQAAWYLDDVSDSGSDMEDVEMDDGKDEDEEVGAEDGIEGYAQPEPTEAGPSEYPQSEMMEELDENEDAEQLKQYRARKRDEVEDDKEFPDEIELHPHVLARERLARYRGLKSLRTSPWQEDEDRAHEPEDWRRLLQIPDYNASRSKSIREALVGGVEPGARVHVYIKGVPAAMEKTYDPSCPVTLFSLLRHENKKTAVNYLFNLSSDYTRSVKSKEELIVQCGPRRMVIKPVLSQSGSTPNDVHKFCRYVHPGQSVIATFMGPVTWGAVPAMFFKRTVPGAAASGNEEEEEADVGLKLIGTGTALPPSTARVVAKRVILTGHPYHIHKKIVTVRYMFFNREDVEWFKAMPLWTRRGRSGYIKEPLGTHGYFKATFDGRINPQDAVGVSLYKRVWPRESEPVRGRLLEAVDAGAQKEDSEDVMME; this comes from the exons ATGCCTGTCGCGGTCGCCCACTCGCACCGCCCCACCACAAAGGTGTCGCACAAGCCCTTCAAGTCCAAGGCTGCCTCCAAGCACGAGCTGAGAGACCGTGCCAAGG GCAAGGTCCCCAACGAGCGCGGCCAGCGGAAGACGCCGCATCAGCAAGTTATGTCCAAGTTCGACCGCCGCAACCAGGCCAAGCAGGCCCGCCTCTCCAAGCACAAGGAGCACCTCAAGGAGAACTCCATCTTCTCCGGCCGCGACGGTGCCCCTCGCGTCGTTGCCGTTCTTCCCCTttgcgccgacggcgacgccaaggccGCTGTCCGGGAGCTCAATGGCAGCCTCGACATCGAAGCCGACGTCCGCGACGGCAACTTCCGGGTCACGGTCGACCGCTTCAAGCAAAAGCTTCACTATGTCCCGCTCAAGAGGGACCTGAGCGCctgcctcgatgccgcccgcgtcgccgactttgtcgtcgtcgtcttgtccgccgacgaggaggtcgaCGCGCTAGGAGAGCTCATCCTGCGCAGCGTCGAGAGCCAGGGCCTGTCCACCCTCTTCACCATCGTCCAGCACCTAGACAAGGTGGAGCCTGCCAAGCAGAAGCAGGCGGTCGTGACCTCGCTCAAGTCTTTCATCACGCACTTTCACCCGGAGCAGGAAAAGGTGTACAGCCTCGATAACCGACAAGAGTGCGCCAACTTGGTGCGCTCACTCTGCAGCACGACACCCAAGGGCATCCGATGGAGAGACGACAGGAGCTGgatgctggccgaggacgtcaagTTTGCATACCACGACTCGGAtcccaccatcatcaccggcgTAGTGCGCGGACGGGGTTTAAAGGCGGACCGCCTGGTCCAGATCGGCGACTGGGGCACCTATCAGATTCAAAAGATTgttgccgcgccgctgccgaggacgaccaagaagggcgaggacgcgacggtcgaggccggcgcggagacgctgctcgaggagccgACGGCGGACCAGGACGATTTGGATGAGCTGGCGCCCGACGATGTCGTcatggacgccgacgacgacgaggacggcgccatGTCTACCATCACCGGAAGCAAAAAGGGCGTCTTGCTTGATGATCACCACTACTTTaccgacgaggaagaggaggcgcgcAAGGTCAAGAAGCGCGTACCTAAGGGCACGTCCAACTATCAGGCTGCGTGGTACCTGGACGACGTTTCCGATTCGGGCTCGGACATGGAGGACGTCGAAatggacgacggcaaggatgaggacgaggaagtcgGTGCAGAGGATGGCATCGAGGGATATGCCCAACCGGAGCCGACCGAGGCCGGGCCGTCAGAGTACCCGCAATCAGAGATGatggaggagctcgacgagaaCGAGGACGCTGAGCAGCTCAAGCAGTACCGCGCGCGGAAGcgtgacgaggtcgaggacgacaaggagTTCCCCGACGAGATCGAGCTGCATCCCCACGTGCTGGCGCGAGAGCGGCTAGCCCGGTACCGCGGCCTGAAGAGCCTCCGGACAAGCCCCTGgcaggaggatgaggaccGCGCCCACGAGCCCGAggactggcggcggctgctgcagaTCCCCGACTACAACGCGTCCCGGTCAAAGTCGATCAGGGAGGCGCTGGtaggcggcgtcgagcccggTGCGCGGGTGCACGTCTACATCAAGGGCGTCCCGGCCGCCATGGAGAAGACGTACGACCCGAGCTGCCCCGTCACGCTCTTCTCGCTCCTGCGGCACGAGAACAAGAAGACGGCGGTCAACTACCTGTTCAACCTGAGCTCCGACTACACCAGGTCGGTCAAgtccaaggaggagctgATCGTGCAGTGCGGCCCGCGCAGGATGGTCATCAAGCCTGTCCTCTCGCAGTCGGGCTCGACGCCCAACGACGTGCACAAGTTTTGCCGGTACGTGCACCCTGGGCAGTCGGTCATCGCGACCTTCATGGGCCCGGTAACGTGGGGCGCGGTCCCGGCCATGTTTTTCAAGAGGACGGtgccgggcgccgccgcgtctgggaacgaggaggaagaggaggcggacgTGGGCCTCAAGCTTATCGGCACtggcacggcgctgccgccatcgacggcgagggtggtGGCCAAACGGGTGATCCTCACGGGCCACCCGTACCACATTCACAAGAAGATCGTGACGGTGCGGTACATGTTCTTCAACCGCGAGGACGTGGAGTGGTTCAAGGCGATGCCGCtgtggacgcggcgcggccggaGCGGGTACATCAAGGAGCCGCTGGGCACGCACGGCTACTTCAAGGCGACGTTTGACGGGCGCATCAACCCTCAGGACGCGGTCGGCGTGAGCCTCTACAAGCGCGTCTGGCCGCGCGAGTCGGAGCCCGTCAgggggcggctgctggaggCGGTCGACGCGGGTGCGCAGAAGGAGGATAGCGAAGATGTCATGATGGAATGA
- the utp7 gene encoding putative U3 small nucleolar RNA-associated protein 7 (COG:A~EggNog:ENOG503NU5B~BUSCO:EOG09261UMG), whose amino-acid sequence MEADTIDEPVTQVRDNGALAVKKTRMEFVSPEEKARRRRLQEAHKAYGRGKKIDTKHIKDKKLRRNLKHLENKYQHAALKAKDAEILLENTSGFLEPEAELERTYKVRQDDIISGVAVETAQKRFDLKLDQLGPYMCEYSRNGRELLLAGRKGHVATMDWREGKLGCEVQLGETIRDIKWLHNNQYFAVAQKKYVYIYDRDGVELHCLRKHNEVTHMEFLPYHFLLATIGTVGVLKYQDTSTGQLVAEMPSKLGQPVSMTQNPYNAVLHVGHQNGAVTLWSPNSQEPLVKLLAHRGPVRSLSIDREGRYMVSAGQDLKMAVWDIRMFREVSNYYTRQPASSLAISDTGLTAVGWGTQTTIWKGLFNKNAPAQEQVQSPYMAWGGEGKRIERVRWCPFEDLLGVSHDQGFSSLIVPGAGEANFDALEVNPFETAKQRQESEVKGLLNKLQPDMIALDPNFIGNLDLRSNAQKKAEKDLDTPAADIAEEIRNRARGKNGALKKYLRKQRKKNIIDEKRLRVDELWKEQQQKNDKKRKEVEADLGPALSRFARREH is encoded by the exons ATGGAGGCCGACACGATTGACGAGCCCGTGACCCAGGTGCGCGACAACGGCGCCCTGGCGGTCAAGAAGACGCGCATGGAGTTTGTCTCGCCTGAGGAaaaggcgcggcggcggcgcttgcaGGAGGCGCACAAGGCCTACGGGCGAGGCAAGAAGATCGACACCAAGCacatcaaggacaagaagctgCGGAGGAACCTCAAGCACCTCGAGAACAAGTACCAGCACGCCGCACTCAAGGCAAAGGACGCCGAGATCCTGCTCGAGAACACCAGCGGCTTCctcgagcccgaggccgagctcgagcgcaCCTACAAGGTCCGGCAAGACGACATCatctcgggcgtcgccgtcgagacggcCCAGAAGCGCTTCGACCTCAAGCTGGACCAGCTGGGGCCCTACATGTGTGAGTACTCGAGGAATGggcgggagctgctgctggccggccgcaAGGGTCACGTCGCCACCATGGACTGGCGAGAAGGCAAGCTGGGCTGTGAGGTGCAGCTGGGCGAGACCATTCGGGACATCAAGTGGCTGCACAATAACCAGTACTTTGCCGTCGCGCAGAAAAAGTACGTCTACATATacgaccgcgacggcgtcgagctgcactGCCTGCGCAAACACAACGAGGTCACGCACATGGAGTTTCTCCCTTATCACTTTCTGCTGGCCACCATT GGCACCGTTGGTGTGCTGAAATACCAAGACACCTCGACCGGCCAACTCGTCGCCGAGATGCCCAGCAAGCTCGGCCAGCCCGTCTCCATGACACAAAACCCGTACAACGCCGTCCTCCACGTCGGACACCAGAACGGAGCCGTGACGCTCTGGTCGCCCAACTCACAAGAGCCCCTGGTCAAGCTCCTGGCGCACCGCGGGCCGGTGAGGTCCCTGTCCATTGACAGAGAGGGGCGGTACATGGTTTCGGCGGGCCAGGACCTCAAGATGGCCGTCTGGGACATTCGCATGTTTAGGGAGGTCAGCAACTACTACAcgcgccagcccgcctcgtcgttggCCATCTCCGACACGGGCTTGACCGCCGTCGGATGGGGCACGCAGACGACAATCTGGAAGGGCCTTTTCAACAAGAACGCGCCGGCCCAGGAGCAGGTGCAGAGCCCGTACATGGCgtggggcggcgagggcaagcgCATCGAGCGCGTCCGGTGGTGCCCATTTGAGGACCTCCTCGGCGTGAGCCACGACCAGGGATTCTCGTCGCTCATCGTGCCGGGAGCGGGCGAGGCCAACTTTGACGCGCTCGAGGTCAACCCGTTCGAGACGGCCAAGCAGCGGCAGGAGTCGGAGGTCAAGGGCCTGCTCAACAAGCTCCAGCCCGACATGATTGCGCTGGATCCCAACTTCATCGGCAACCTGGACCTGCGGTCCAACGCGCAGAAAAAGGCGGAAAAGGACctcgacacgcccgccgccgacattgCCGAGGAGATACGCAACCGCGCGCGGGGCAAGAACGGGGCGCTCAAGAAGTACCTGCGCAAGCAGCGCAAGAAGAACATCATCGACGAGAAGAGGCTGCGGGTGGACGAGCTGTggaaggagcagcagcaaaagaacgacaagaagcgcaaggaggtcgaggcggaTCTGGGGCCGGCGCTGTCGCGGTTTGCCAGGAGGGAACATTAG
- a CDS encoding Aminoacyl-tRNA hydrolase (COG:S~TransMembrane:1 (o12-37i)~EggNog:ENOG503P45V): MPSSFDQGAQTGVILTTALASFVTGWLFGVFTTRGYLISPGLAEERRRFHRDPVESDESDVDEDDSLLDHAPNWANGVQADRRQGLRADAAGAAVARAPSTGGGGGGLVDNGEECKLVLVVRTDLGMTKGKIAAQCSHATLACFKALSRAAPDSPQRKVLARWEALGQAKIAVQVKSQDDMLELRRRARALGLPAEVIQDAGRTQIEAGSMTVLGVGPAPRSLVDQVTGHLKLL, encoded by the exons atgccctcctccttcgaCCAGGGCGCCCAGACGGGCGTCATCCTCACCACGGCGCTCGCCAGCTTCGTCACCGGCTGGCTGTTCGGCGTCTTCACCACGCGCGGGTACCTCATCTCCCCggggctcgccgaggagcgccgccgcttccacCGCGACCCCGtcgagagcgacgagagcgacgtcgacgaggacgactcCCTGCTCGACCACGCGCCCAACTGGGCCAACGGCGTCCAGGCCGACCGCAGGCAGGggctccgcgccgacgctgctggtgctgccgttgctcgcgcgccgtccaccggcggcggcggtggcggcctcgtgGATAATGGCGAGGAGTGCAAGCTGGTGCTCGTCGTGCGGACGGACCTGGGCATGACAAAGG GCAAAATCGCCGCGCAGTGCTCCCACGCCACCCTCGCCTGCTTCAAGGCcctctcgcgcgccgcccccgactCCCCGCAGCGCAAGGTGCTCGCCCGCTGGGAGGCCCTCGGCCAGGCCAAGATCGCCGTCCAGGTCAAGAGCCAGGACGACAtgctcgagctgcggcgccgcgcccgcgccctcggcctcccCGCCGAGGTCATACAGGACGCCGGCCGCACGCAGATTGAGGCCGGTAGCATgaccgtcctcggcgtcggcccggCCCCCAggagcctcgtcgaccaggtcACTGGCCACCTGAAGCTGCTATAG
- the NRK1_2 gene encoding ribosylnicotinamide kinase, variant 2 (COG:F~EggNog:ENOG503P06U) has translation MTTDDKKALILGISGCSSSGKTTLARLLRDIFPDTFILHQDDFYRPETELPYKNGLLDWDCAAAIDVPAMVDALAYIRQHAEFPPTLDSKEDQNSVGKCPVPEATVAALKAKVSSALLQLPPPSPSSSTLPSSSSHPPPPPAPPSPQQQQQRPHPRLCLLDGFLLYGPSMAALRSSFDVKLFLRASYARAKARREARDGYVTLEGFWADPPGYVDAVVWPNYVEEHAWMFEGGDVEGRFRVDVLRDEDIRVIEGAPVDADMERLLEWMVDVILEELRKLH, from the exons ATGACAACCGACGACAAAAAGGCCCTCATACTGGGCATATCCggctgctcctccagcggcaagacgaccctcgcccgcctcctgcgGGACATCTTCCCCGACACCTTTATCCTGCACCAGGACGACTTTTACAGGCCCGAGACGGA ACTGCCGTATAAGAATGGTCTGCTCGATTGGGACTGTGCAGCGGCCATCGACGTCCCCGCCAtggtcgacgccctcgcttACATCCGCCAGCACGCCGAGTTCCCT CCCACGTTAGACTCCAAGGAAGACCAAAACTCGGTCGGCAAGTGCCCCGTCCCCGAAGCGactgtcgccgccctcaaggccaAAGTCTCCTCAGcactgctgcagctgccgccgccttctccctcGTCTTCTACtttgccatcatcatcctcgcaccccccaccaccaccagcaccaccgtcaccgcagcagcagcagcagcggccgcacccgcgcctctgcctgctcgacggcttcCTCCTCTACGGGccctccatggccgccctGCGCTCCAGCTTCGACGTCAAGCTCTTCCTGCGCGCCTCGTACGCCCGCGCCAaggcccgccgcgaggcccgcgacggctACGTCACCCTCGAGGGCTTCTGGGCCGACCCTCCCGGctacgtcgacgccgtcgtctggCCCAACTACGTCGAGGAGCACGCCTGGATgttcgagggcggcgacgtcgagggccgctTTAGGGTTGACgtcctgcgcgacgaggacatcaGGGTCATCGAGGGCGCACCTGTGGATGCCGACATGGAGCGGCTGTTGGAATGGATGGTGGACGTGATATTAGAAGAGCTGCGCAAGCTGCACTAG
- the DCL2 gene encoding Dicer-like protein 2 (COG:A~EggNog:ENOG503NX67) — protein MPPATSSVDSGGDESDSSDGPYSTRHVATPPAPDIREIVSAAAAAQDASSSDQASTVPGRDNEVTETATQGIMSSRAYQLEMLDQSLRQNVIVAMDTGSGKTQVAVLRIKAELERSSSEKIIWFLAPTVSLCAQQFEVIRLQVPSVNLKLLTGNDNINSWNPGTWVAFLQGVRIIVTTYQVLLDALCHAFVKLDQLSLIVFDEAHHCVDKHPGSKIMTDFYHRRDVQQAMPAILGLTATPSIRSKVKNIETLEATLNAKCISPTLHREELLKCVNKPSILHVPYDVQLFSPTTESMESLDRERHGLDITRDPYILSLRADPNDRNRRALERAIEKYDTYSQNQVNGLWSRCIKVAEQLGPWAADLYLWKAAGTYLDRLGKGDEFFDQWFSEEKRYVGDFLSRVAPRQPSPMPQHGDDVSNKVTVMLQELLSMEDPVTGIIFAKDRVIVMMLWELLVSSPRIVKKYNVGFVVGASNFQGRKKNLFEFLDQADQLALQKFRSGRINLLIATAVLEEGIDVPACNLVICFDNPETPKSFIQRRGRARMRNSRLILLSERSSSVIRQWEVLEEELKQVYQDEEREVRQLEILENSEETGATYFEVEATGARLDFDNAKQHLEHFCRILSQGEFVDSRPDYILRRHEETSPARLSATVLLPPTIPEALRRIDGQSTWLSEKNATKEVAFRAYVALYRAGLVNNNLLPFKFDNIPGVETRAAEVDVEPPFSPWQDVAREWHQRGQKWLYGVTFDDERYGRSEYDMLIPADLEQLHPMDLFLTHDKVCRIQFSSKRPLSEEEAARMPDHTSALLALIFAHRWAVDDRPHVVRISFRSSISRRQIGAARFDVRDERLRTGQYLIRDSSGTPFIYQGILPSRPPVEQVQHPFFDYELAPKDEQYLVLNRWTKRSDFLHRLHSDVNITATTKQYPWVLPQSCATADKIPAKHAQFGMMIPSIIHELEVMLTAKVLAETILQRVSISDLRLVREAISARSASEPVNYERLEFLGDSILKYCSSIQAASDHPTWPEGYLSFFRDRLIANSRLCRAALDKGLAKFILTRPFTGQKWRPLYLDNSLHQGGKPAKGRRLSTKTLADVVEALIGASYIDGGIPKAITCMSTFLGDCSWRDVERSREQLFRLQPDVPLPTVLEPLETLLGYSFQKKSLLVEAVTHGSYVVDSGQRSYERLEFLGDAVLDNLIVTRLFTIKPPLPHYQMHLLKTAMVNGDFLSFVVMEHGLRQREHLITRDLQVVDKDVALQLWKFMRHNSVAIGLEQDATVQRFESLRGDICATVEHGSRYPWALLARVQAKKFYSDLFEAIIGAVWVDSGSKESCEQVLARFGMLAYLDRIVKDKVHVQHPKEELGQWAMTQTVTYEVDMAENSGGEKTYLCKVHVGNRVVAEVNDGVSKEEAKTKAAEEAVKRLMSEKKSPSSEASSA, from the exons ATGCCGCCGGCTACGTCTTCCGTCGATTCTGGTGGGGACGAGTCCGACTCGTCCGATGGCCCGTATTCGACTCGGCATGTGGCCACGCCTCCCGCCCCCGATATTAGGGAGATTGTTtctgcagccgccgccgcccaggatgCCTCATCCTCAGATCAGGCATCGACGGTTCCTGGTCGTGACAATGAGGTCACTGAAACCGCCACTCAGGGTATCATGAGTTCCAGAGCCTACCAACTGGAGATGCTCGATCAGAGCCTGAGGCAAAATGTCATTGTTGCG ATGGACACAGGTAGTGGCAAGACTCAAGT AGCTGTGCTTCGAatcaaggccgagctggaaCGATCTAGTTCCGAAAAG ATAATCTGGTTCCTCGCTCCGACAGTGTCGCTATGTGCTCAGCAGTTCGAGGTCATTCGGCTGCAGGTACCATCGGTTAATTTGAAATTGCTGACCGGCAACGATAACATCAACTCATGGAACCCCGGCACCTGGGTTGCCTTCTTACAGGGCGTCCGCATCATTGTGACGACTTACCAAGTCCTTCTCGACGCGCTGTGCCATGCGTTTGTGAAACTCGACCAGTTGTCGCTCATAGTGTTTGACGAAG cccATCACTGCGTAGACAAGCATCCTGGCAGCAAGATAATGACTGATTTCTATCATCGACGAGACGTTCAACAAGCTATGCCCGCCATTCTTGGCTTGACAGCGACCCCAAGCATTAGGTCAAAAGTCAAGAATATCGAGACCCTCGAAGCGACGCTGAACGCCAAGTGCATATCGCCGACTCTGCATCGCGAAGAGCTTCTCAAGTGCGTCAACAAACCTAGTATACTCCACGTCCCGTATGATGTGCAGCTCTTCTCACCGACAACCGAGTCGATGGAATCACTCGACCGTGAGCGACATGGGCTCGACATCACGCGAGACCCTTACATCTTAAGCCTGCGAGCAGATCCGAACGACAGGAATCGCCGAGCCCTTGAGCGAGCCATCGAAAAGTATGACACGTACTCACAGAACCAGGTCAATGGACTCTGGAGTCGCTGCATCAAGGTCGCGGAACAACTGGGGCCATGGGCTGCGGACCTCTACTTATGGAAGGCTGCGGGCACCTACCTTGATCGGCTGGGTAAAGGAGACGAGTTCTTCGACCAGTGGTTCAGCGAAGAAAAGCGATACGTTGGCGACTTTCTCAGCCGagtggcgccgcggcagccctCTCCCATGCCTCAGCATGGGGACGACGTCTCGAACAAGGTGACTGTGATGCTGCAGGAATTGCTCTCGATGGAGGACCCTGTCACGGGCATCATCTTCGCCAAGGATCGTGTTATTGTCATGATGCTGTGGGAACTCCTTGTGTCCAGTCCCAGGATCGTGAAAAAGTACAATGTTGGCTTTGTGGTCGGCGCATCCAACTTCCAAGGTCGCAAGAAAAACCTGTTCGAATTTCTAGACCAGGCTGATCAATTGGCACTACAAAAGTTTCGCTCGGGCAGGATTAATCTCCTGATAGCGACGGCTGTTTTAGAGGAGGGCATTGACGTCCCGGCCTGCAACCTGGTCATTTGCTTCGATAACCCCGAAACGCCCAAGTCCTTTATACAGCGCCGTGGGCGTGCTCGAATGAGGAATTCTCGACTCATCCTTCTCTCAGAACGATCATCGAGCGTCATCAGACAGTGGGAGGTACTAGAGGAGGAGTTGAAGCAGGTCTACCAAGACGAGGAGCGGGAAGTTCGCCAGCTGGAGATTTTGGAAAACTCTGAAGAGACGGGTGCCACCTATTTTGAGGTGGAAGCTACTGGGGCGCGGCTGGACTTTGATAACGCGAAGCAGCATCTCGAGCACTTTTGCAGAATACTGTCCCAGGGCGAGTTTGTCGACAGCCGACCAGACTACATCCTCCGGCGTCATGAGGAGACTTCACCGGCGAGACTAAGCGCCACGGTTTTGCTCCCTCCAACCATTCCTGAGGCGCTCCGACGAATCGACGGTCAGTCCACCTGGTTGTCTGAGAAGAACGCCACAAAGGAAGTCGCCTTTCGTGCGTACGTCGCTCTTTATCGCGCCGGCCTGGTTAACAACAATCTACTGCCGTTCAAGTTCGACAACATACCCGGCGTGGAGACGAGAGCGGCAGAAGTGGATGTTGAACCTCCATTTAGTCCATGGCAGGACGTTGCCAGGGAGTGGCACCAACGCGGCCAAAAGTGGTTGTATGGGGTCACATTTGACGACGAACGGTACGGCAGGTCGGAATACGACATGCTCATTCCTGCGGATCTGGAACAACTGCACCCAATGGACCTATTTCTCACGCACGACAAAGTTTGCCGGATTCAGTTCAGCTCAAAGAGACCGCTCtcagaagaagaagcggccaGAATGCCGGACCACACGTCGGCTCTGCTTGCGCTGATATTTGCTCATCGAtgggccgtcgacgacaggCCACACGTTGTCAGAATTTCATTCAGAAGTTCGATATCGAGGCGCCAAATCGGTGCTGCTCGATTCGACGTGCGAGACGAAAGGCTTAGGACGGGGCAGTATCTAATCAGAGATTCTTCGGGTACGCCGTTCATATACCAGGGCATCCTTCCATCAAGACCCCCCGTAGAACAGGTCCAGCATCCTTTCTTTGACTACGAGCTTGCCCCAAAAGATGAGCAGTACTTGGTGCTCAACCGGTGGACGAAGCGATCAGACTTTCTGCATCGCCTGCACTCGGACGTCAACATCACGGCGACTACTAAGCAGTACCCCTGGGTCCTGCCGCAATCGTGCGCAACTGCTGACAAAATTCCGGCAAAGCATGCACAGTTTGGCATGATGATACCGTCCATCATACATGAGTTGGAAGTCATGCTCACAGCCAAGGTACTTGCGGAAACAATACTCCAAAGGGTGAGCATCTCAGATCTGAGGCTCGTCAGGGAGGCAATCAGTGCACGCAGTGCCTCTGAGCCTGTCAACTATGAACGGCTAGAGTTTCTGGGCGATTCGATCCTCAAGTACTGCAGCTCAATCCAAGCGGCTTCGGATC ATCCTACCTGGCCCGAGGGCTACCTTTCATTCTTCCGAGACAGGCTCATTGCCAACTCACGACTCTGCCGAGCGGCACTCGACAAAGGGCTCGCCAAGTTTATCCTCACTCGTCCGTTCACGGGCCAAAAGTGGCGGCCACTGTACCTCGACAATTCCCTACATCAAGGCGGGAAGCCCGCAAAGGGCCGCCGGCTGTCGACAAAGACGCTGGCGGATGTGGTTGAGGCGCTCATTGGTGCCTCTTACATAGACGGGGGGATACCGAAAGCCATCACGTGCATGTCGACATTCCTCGGCGACTGCAGCTGGAGAGATGTCGAGCGCAGTCGAGAGCAACTTTTCAGGCTACAGCCTGATGTGCCGCTCCCAACTGTCTTGGAACCCCTGGAGACGCTTCTAGGATACTCGTTTCAGAAGAagtcgctgctcgtcgaggccgtcacgCACGGCTCGTATGTCGTTGACTCTGGCCAGCGTTCGTACGAGCGACTGGAGTTTCTGGGCGACGCGGTCCTGGACAACCTCATCGTCACGAGGCTGTTCACTATCAAGCCTCCTCTTCCGCATTACCAGATGCACTTGCTGAAGACAGCTATGGTCAACGGGGACTTTCTTTCCTTTGTTGTCATGGAGCACGGACTACGTCAGCGCGAGCACCTCATCACCCGCGATTTGCAAGTTGTGGACAAGGACGTCGCCCTCCAGCTGTGGAAGTTTATGCGCCACAACTCGGTGGCCATTGGGCTGGAGCAGGATGCGACCGTCCAGCGGTTCGAGTCACTTCGGGGGGATATTTGCGCCACAGTGGAGCACGGGTCGCGCTATCCGTGGGCGCTTCTTGCACGGGTGCAGGCGAAGAAGTTCTATTCGGACTTGTTCGAGGCCATTATCGGGGCGGTGTGGGTGGACTCTGGATCGAAAGAAAGCTGCGAGCAAGTGCTGGCCCGCTTCGGGATGCTGGCATACCTGGATCGTATAGTCAAGGACAAGGTGCACGTCCAGCATCCGAAGGAGGAACTTGGGCAGTGGGCCATGACGCAGACGGTCACATACGAGGTTGACATGGCCGAAAACTCAGGTGGGGAGAAGACGTATCTGTGTAAGGTGCATGTTGGAAATCGAgtcgtggccgaggtgaATGACGGGGTGAGTAAAGAGGAGGCAAAGACCAAGGCGGCAGAAGAGGCCGTGAAGAGACTGATGTCGGAGAAGAAGTCGCCTTCAAGCGAAGCGTCGTCTGCATGA